A window of the Haloquadratum walsbyi C23 genome harbors these coding sequences:
- the uvrA gene encoding excinuclease ABC subunit UvrA, translating to MSTDFIEVRGAEEHNLDDLDVQIPRESFTVVTGLSGSGKSSLAFETVYAEGQRRYIESLSAYARNFLGQMDKPQVESVEGLSPAISIDQKNAANNPRSTVGTVTELHDYLRLLYARVGVQYDPLTGEVVGEQSAQEMVEQLMSLPVGTRAKVAAPIARDEKGTFADRFDELVADGYARVEVDGKTYDLTRETPSLDKNYDHTIDVIVDRIKIDPEATARITDSVETALDEAGGVLKVIIPDPPADVPFASNARSTGALGGDSDNRLIVEFSEELGNPNSDIQFVEIETRSFSFNSPYGACPECEGLGQTKEVDEDLVVRDPSKPLTDVFEAWSYDRSYYRTRIDAVASHFDVSVKTSFADLDSDIQRQFLYGTDTEVVFERQTRNGTRRKTKRFEGVIPNLERRHVETDSDSTREHIEEYMAVTTCPACDGTRLKKQSRHVLVGETAITEVNQMSIGDALTHFEGLESELSEREETIASEILKEIRSRLRFMQEVGLEYLTLDREASTLSGGESQRIRLATQVGSGLVGVLYVLDEPSIGLHQRDNDRLLNTLEGLRDLGNTLLVVEHDEETMRRADSIIDMGPGPGSQGGEVVVHGDFETVCEAEDSITGDYLSGQRQIPVPEDRRESDTALTIRGACQHNLKNIDVQLPIGQFTAITGVSGSGKSTLMHDILYKGLAREMNDNTSVDPGEHDAIEGTDEIETVRLIDQSPIGRTPRSNPATYTGVFDYVRELFAETKLSKQRGYAKGRFSFNVKGGRCETCGGQGTVKIDMNFLSDVYVPCETCDGARYNNKTLDVTYKERTIADVLEMEVSEALEFFSANSQIRRRLQLLEDVGLGYMTLGQPSTTLSGGEAQRVKLAEELGKRQTGDTLYLLDEPTTGLHKEDERKLISVLQRLTDNGNTVIVVEHELDLIKNADTIVDLGPEGGENGGDIVAVGTPESIARTDTSYTGQYLRDHLPDVDIAGPRADRDNTTADSITETDTSTDTNMNQTTANTNTNSKSDSDGEEPAPTTNDD from the coding sequence ATGAGTACGGACTTTATCGAGGTTCGCGGGGCTGAGGAGCATAATCTCGACGACCTCGACGTCCAGATTCCACGGGAATCATTTACTGTCGTCACTGGTCTTTCCGGTTCAGGAAAGTCATCTCTTGCTTTTGAGACAGTATATGCAGAGGGTCAACGACGATATATTGAGTCACTATCGGCGTATGCTCGAAATTTCCTTGGGCAAATGGACAAGCCACAGGTCGAATCTGTCGAGGGATTATCACCAGCAATTTCAATTGATCAAAAAAATGCAGCAAATAATCCACGGTCGACCGTTGGAACGGTCACTGAACTCCATGACTACCTTCGATTATTGTATGCCCGGGTAGGTGTACAATATGATCCTCTTACCGGTGAGGTGGTCGGTGAGCAATCTGCCCAGGAGATGGTTGAGCAACTCATGAGCTTACCAGTTGGCACGCGTGCAAAGGTCGCTGCACCGATTGCTCGTGATGAGAAGGGAACATTCGCAGATCGATTTGATGAGCTTGTTGCTGATGGATACGCCCGGGTTGAGGTTGATGGTAAAACATATGATCTTACCAGGGAAACACCGTCGCTGGACAAAAACTATGATCACACGATTGATGTCATTGTTGACCGGATAAAAATCGACCCAGAGGCAACAGCTCGAATCACCGATTCAGTCGAAACAGCACTTGATGAGGCTGGTGGTGTTCTAAAAGTAATTATCCCTGATCCTCCTGCTGACGTGCCGTTTGCCTCGAACGCGCGCTCAACGGGAGCCCTTGGTGGTGACAGCGATAATCGGCTTATTGTTGAGTTCTCTGAGGAGTTGGGAAATCCGAATTCTGATATCCAGTTTGTCGAAATCGAAACACGGTCATTCTCATTCAATAGTCCGTATGGAGCATGTCCGGAGTGCGAGGGGCTTGGTCAAACAAAGGAGGTTGATGAGGATCTTGTTGTTCGTGACCCGTCAAAACCACTTACGGATGTCTTTGAGGCATGGTCTTATGACCGCTCATACTATCGGACTCGCATCGATGCTGTTGCCTCTCACTTTGATGTGAGCGTCAAAACATCATTCGCTGATCTTGATTCAGATATACAACGGCAATTTCTCTATGGGACTGATACCGAGGTGGTATTCGAACGTCAAACACGGAATGGAACCCGTCGGAAAACAAAACGTTTCGAGGGTGTTATTCCAAATCTTGAGCGCAGACATGTTGAGACAGACTCTGATTCAACACGAGAGCATATTGAAGAGTATATGGCAGTAACAACATGCCCTGCTTGTGATGGGACACGGCTAAAAAAGCAATCGCGACATGTTCTTGTTGGTGAGACAGCCATTACTGAGGTTAATCAGATGAGTATTGGTGACGCGCTCACCCATTTTGAAGGACTTGAGTCAGAACTTAGTGAACGCGAAGAGACAATTGCATCAGAGATCCTCAAAGAAATTCGTTCACGTCTGAGGTTCATGCAAGAAGTTGGATTAGAGTATCTCACCCTCGACCGTGAGGCATCAACACTTTCTGGAGGTGAAAGCCAGCGGATCCGTCTTGCAACACAGGTTGGATCCGGACTTGTCGGTGTGTTATATGTGCTTGATGAGCCGTCGATTGGACTACATCAACGCGATAATGATCGACTTTTGAATACACTTGAGGGGCTTCGTGATCTTGGAAACACGCTTCTTGTCGTTGAACATGATGAGGAAACAATGCGACGTGCGGACTCGATTATTGATATGGGTCCTGGTCCTGGTAGTCAAGGTGGTGAGGTTGTTGTCCATGGTGATTTTGAAACAGTATGTGAGGCTGAAGACTCAATCACTGGCGATTATCTTTCCGGTCAACGTCAAATCCCTGTTCCAGAGGATCGACGTGAATCAGATACTGCATTAACCATCCGTGGTGCCTGTCAGCACAATCTCAAAAATATCGACGTACAGCTCCCAATCGGGCAATTCACAGCAATCACTGGTGTTTCAGGATCAGGAAAATCAACACTCATGCATGATATCCTATATAAGGGCCTTGCTCGAGAGATGAATGATAATACCTCAGTTGACCCTGGAGAGCACGATGCGATTGAGGGAACGGATGAAATCGAAACAGTACGACTCATCGACCAGTCACCAATCGGGCGGACACCACGGTCGAATCCAGCAACATATACTGGAGTCTTTGATTATGTGCGTGAGTTATTTGCAGAAACAAAGCTATCAAAACAGCGAGGATATGCAAAAGGTCGATTCTCATTTAATGTCAAAGGTGGTCGATGTGAGACTTGTGGTGGGCAGGGGACAGTGAAAATTGATATGAATTTCCTTTCGGACGTATATGTCCCATGTGAGACGTGTGACGGTGCACGATACAATAATAAAACACTTGATGTCACATATAAGGAAAGAACGATTGCTGATGTGCTTGAAATGGAGGTCTCTGAAGCACTTGAGTTCTTTTCAGCAAATAGCCAGATCCGACGTCGCCTCCAATTACTTGAAGACGTCGGGCTCGGATATATGACGCTTGGACAGCCATCAACAACGCTCTCAGGCGGTGAGGCACAACGAGTTAAGCTTGCAGAAGAACTTGGAAAAAGACAAACAGGTGATACATTATATTTACTTGATGAACCAACAACTGGGCTTCACAAGGAGGATGAGCGAAAGCTCATTTCGGTGCTCCAGCGACTGACAGATAATGGAAATACTGTCATCGTTGTTGAGCATGAACTTGACCTGATCAAAAATGCTGATACGATCGTTGATCTCGGTCCCGAGGGTGGAGAAAATGGTGGCGATATTGTCGCGGTTGGAACGCCTGAATCAATCGCAAGGACTGATACATCATATACTGGACAATATCTTCGAGATCATCTTCCAGATGTAGATATTGCGGGTCCACGGGCAGACCGTGATAACACCACAGCCGATTCAATCACCGAGACAGACACCAGCACAGATACGAATATGAATCAAACTACCGCTAATACCAATACTAACTCGAAGTCTGATTCCGATGGCGAGGAGCCAGCGCCGACGACAAACGACGACTAA
- a CDS encoding DUF5811 family protein: protein MNGNNPYAGAPGVVDAGQPTDSDISMSQVQTLRRAVAGIVAQTEMYLPEGYAVGSELSYGTDGPQATVAVQPPAGRPVSAGFTPDEDDLESGLTDEDRDEVARGLAASAAFQVMNTVGDDITPTAR, encoded by the coding sequence ATGAATGGAAACAACCCGTATGCTGGTGCGCCGGGTGTTGTTGACGCAGGTCAACCAACCGATTCCGACATTTCAATGTCGCAGGTACAGACGCTTCGGCGTGCTGTTGCGGGAATCGTCGCTCAAACCGAGATGTATCTTCCAGAGGGCTATGCTGTTGGGTCAGAATTATCATATGGAACAGACGGTCCACAGGCCACGGTTGCTGTCCAACCGCCTGCAGGTCGTCCTGTCAGTGCAGGCTTCACCCCTGATGAGGATGATCTTGAGTCCGGACTTACAGACGAAGATCGAGATGAAGTTGCTCGTGGACTAGCTGCTTCAGCCGCGTTTCAGGTTATGAATACCGTTGGCGATGACATAACCCCGACTGCTCGGTGA
- the infB gene encoding translation initiation factor IF-2, giving the protein MNADANANADGDTLRTPIVAVLGHVDHGKTTLLDTVRGSAVSEGEAGAITQHIGATAVPLETVSEMAGELVDPADFDLPGLLFIDTPGHHSFTTLRSRGGALADIAVVVVDVNDGFQPQTIEALDILQRTGTPFVVAANKVDTTPGWTPTDGSPIQPTYESQPSAARDRLDERLYELIGDLSDEGFSGDLYWRVQNFTKNVGVVPLSAITSEGVPDLLAVLMGLSQRYMREQMAIDITGPGAGTILEVKDERGFGATVDVVLYDGSVRPDDIIIVGGTDGPIVTDVRALLQPRPNAEIRTENRFDRVEIAQAAAGVKIAAPDLDNAMAGAPLRVVRNRDRANVVSEVEAELADIAVETAEEGVVVKADTLGSLEAMANALKEADVPILRAEVGDVAPRDIAIASTANEERNQTVLGFSVDVLSNASDELEESNVRLFTDDVIYQLVDEYKSYVDEQERAQQETVLDKIVRPCRFRILEDHVFRQSSPAVVGVEVLSGTLKNNQYIIKWNGNEPARIGELSGIQEQGEDVSSARAGTRVSIAIDGPTVGRQIEEGDELWVELPEKHAKILEQELIDEIPADELEALTSYLDSHRKRDPFWGK; this is encoded by the coding sequence ATGAATGCGGACGCAAATGCAAATGCGGATGGAGATACTCTTCGGACGCCAATCGTCGCTGTTCTTGGGCATGTTGATCACGGTAAGACGACACTTCTTGATACAGTCCGTGGCTCTGCTGTGAGTGAAGGCGAAGCAGGAGCGATTACACAGCATATCGGTGCAACAGCGGTCCCGCTTGAAACAGTATCAGAGATGGCTGGTGAGCTTGTTGATCCGGCTGATTTTGATCTTCCTGGACTACTATTCATTGATACGCCCGGGCATCACTCATTCACCACACTTCGATCACGTGGAGGTGCACTCGCAGATATTGCAGTCGTCGTTGTTGATGTGAATGATGGATTTCAGCCACAGACGATTGAAGCCTTAGATATTCTCCAGCGAACAGGCACCCCGTTTGTCGTTGCAGCAAATAAAGTTGATACAACTCCGGGATGGACTCCGACAGATGGGTCACCAATCCAGCCGACATACGAATCACAACCGAGCGCTGCCCGTGACCGGCTTGATGAACGACTGTATGAACTTATTGGTGATCTTTCTGATGAGGGGTTTTCAGGCGATCTCTATTGGCGTGTACAGAACTTTACGAAAAATGTCGGTGTTGTCCCATTATCAGCAATTACGAGTGAAGGGGTTCCAGATCTGCTTGCAGTATTAATGGGGCTTTCACAGCGATATATGCGCGAGCAGATGGCGATTGACATCACTGGACCTGGCGCAGGGACGATTCTCGAAGTGAAAGACGAGCGTGGATTTGGAGCGACTGTTGATGTCGTCCTATATGATGGGAGTGTTCGACCGGATGATATTATTATCGTCGGTGGGACCGATGGACCAATCGTGACTGATGTTCGTGCATTATTACAGCCACGACCAAATGCTGAAATTCGCACTGAAAATCGATTTGATCGTGTTGAGATAGCGCAGGCTGCGGCTGGGGTTAAGATCGCAGCTCCAGATCTTGACAATGCAATGGCGGGAGCTCCCCTTCGTGTTGTCCGCAATCGAGACCGGGCAAACGTTGTGAGTGAAGTTGAAGCTGAGCTTGCGGATATTGCAGTAGAGACCGCTGAAGAGGGTGTTGTCGTCAAAGCCGATACACTTGGGAGTCTTGAAGCAATGGCAAATGCATTAAAAGAAGCTGATGTCCCAATCCTTCGCGCGGAGGTTGGTGACGTTGCTCCCCGAGATATTGCTATCGCATCGACAGCCAATGAAGAACGAAATCAAACCGTCCTTGGATTCAGTGTTGATGTTCTCTCAAATGCGAGTGATGAACTTGAAGAAAGTAATGTTCGTCTGTTTACTGATGACGTTATATATCAACTTGTTGATGAGTATAAGTCGTATGTTGATGAGCAAGAGCGCGCACAACAAGAGACTGTGCTAGATAAAATTGTGCGTCCTTGTCGGTTTCGGATACTCGAAGACCACGTATTCAGACAGTCAAGCCCTGCTGTTGTTGGTGTTGAAGTTCTGTCTGGCACATTAAAGAATAACCAGTATATCATTAAATGGAATGGCAATGAACCAGCGCGCATCGGTGAACTCTCTGGGATTCAAGAGCAAGGAGAAGATGTCTCCTCGGCGCGAGCGGGGACTCGTGTTTCGATTGCTATCGACGGTCCGACTGTAGGTCGACAAATTGAGGAAGGCGATGAACTATGGGTTGAATTGCCTGAAAAACACGCCAAAATACTTGAACAGGAACTAATTGATGAGATTCCAGCAGATGAACTTGAGGCATTAACAAGCTATCTAGACTCTCACCGTAAGCGCGATCCTTTCTGGGGAAAGTGA
- a CDS encoding PRC-barrel domain-containing protein: MSEQLAKNLSGKAVMGSDGTQLGSLYNVEMDIDSGALNDLLVSPHSEILTDQLQFDVDEQGRIRVPVNLVQSVEDYIVVQR; the protein is encoded by the coding sequence ATGAGTGAGCAGCTAGCGAAAAACCTCTCAGGAAAGGCTGTGATGGGTTCCGATGGGACGCAACTCGGATCGCTATACAATGTTGAAATGGATATAGACTCAGGCGCATTAAATGATCTACTAGTATCGCCACATAGTGAAATCCTCACTGATCAGCTTCAATTCGACGTGGACGAACAGGGACGAATTCGAGTGCCGGTCAATCTCGTTCAGTCCGTCGAAGACTACATCGTTGTCCAGCGGTAA
- a CDS encoding NOB1 family endonuclease — translation MQVLDSSAFIHEYHTTDDTASIPMVREELEDEAAYRFDADEGSGMHIHIPAGGTVDTIKRAARETGDAETLSDTDVRLLATAFELDAVLVTDDYAMQNVADHVDVTVNIIARDGIKEARNWIYQCQGCGREFEENRERCPICGSELARKNPA, via the coding sequence ATGCAGGTTCTTGATTCGTCGGCGTTCATCCACGAGTATCATACGACAGACGACACGGCATCAATTCCGATGGTTCGCGAAGAACTTGAAGATGAAGCAGCATATCGGTTTGATGCCGATGAAGGGTCAGGGATGCATATCCATATCCCTGCAGGCGGCACTGTCGACACTATCAAGCGTGCAGCACGTGAAACAGGAGATGCTGAAACCCTTTCAGACACCGATGTCCGACTCCTCGCAACTGCGTTCGAACTTGATGCTGTTCTTGTTACCGATGATTATGCAATGCAGAATGTTGCTGATCACGTTGATGTCACGGTGAATATTATTGCGCGAGATGGTATCAAAGAGGCTCGCAACTGGATTTATCAATGCCAGGGATGCGGACGAGAGTTCGAAGAGAATCGCGAGCGTTGTCCAATCTGTGGTTCTGAGCTCGCACGAAAAAATCCCGCGTGA
- a CDS encoding CPBP family intramembrane glutamic endopeptidase, with protein sequence MSSISSSLDNPYVHLKAFGGAFVIIALIFVAAAVAVSLGGVAVSVIGIGQETALGLALMSAFQFIGFGVVGVVYAYLTDQLNRIGLTRPTSRDFVWIIGGLLALIGLFAGINLLFGVLGIETADSAIIDQGQNSPVYFLYLIPVTIFLVGPAEELIFRGLIQTQFRDAYGSIFAVVAASTVFAAVHFSSYSGGDIFALLATLITILALGATLGLLYERTRTLLVPAVVHGLFNTVQFVMAYISVVNGSI encoded by the coding sequence ATGTCATCTATCTCGTCATCGCTTGATAATCCATACGTTCATCTCAAAGCATTTGGCGGCGCGTTCGTCATTATTGCACTCATCTTTGTTGCGGCTGCAGTTGCTGTCTCTCTTGGTGGTGTCGCAGTCAGCGTCATAGGCATTGGACAAGAGACTGCACTTGGACTTGCACTGATGAGTGCATTCCAGTTTATTGGCTTTGGTGTTGTTGGAGTTGTATATGCATATCTTACAGACCAACTCAATCGAATTGGATTAACACGACCAACGAGTCGAGATTTTGTATGGATAATTGGTGGATTACTTGCACTGATTGGACTATTTGCTGGAATTAATCTACTCTTCGGAGTCCTTGGGATTGAAACTGCTGATAGTGCAATCATCGACCAGGGGCAGAACAGCCCAGTGTATTTTCTGTATCTAATTCCGGTAACCATTTTCTTGGTTGGACCCGCAGAAGAGCTTATTTTTCGAGGTCTCATTCAGACCCAGTTTCGTGATGCATATGGATCCATATTTGCTGTTGTTGCGGCGAGCACCGTCTTTGCGGCAGTTCATTTCAGTTCATACAGCGGTGGTGATATCTTTGCACTACTTGCAACGCTCATTACGATTCTTGCACTTGGTGCAACACTTGGACTGCTATATGAACGAACACGGACGCTATTAGTTCCCGCTGTTGTTCATGGGCTATTCAATACGGTTCAGTTTGTAATGGCATACATCTCAGTTGTTAATGGTAGTATCTGA
- a CDS encoding AzlD domain-containing protein, whose protein sequence is MPTEYTSLAVWIVILALGVATFTIRISFISLFGLLENVPDRVTRGLQFVPPAVFAALAAPAFIAPSGHIEFIGNEQLIAGITATAIAWYVDDVFATIIAGMLTLWILRFGI, encoded by the coding sequence ATGCCAACCGAATATACTTCTCTTGCAGTCTGGATTGTTATCCTTGCGTTAGGTGTAGCGACATTCACAATCCGTATTTCGTTTATCTCACTGTTTGGATTATTAGAGAATGTTCCTGACCGAGTCACTCGAGGATTACAATTTGTCCCACCTGCGGTTTTTGCTGCATTAGCTGCTCCTGCATTCATCGCACCAAGTGGGCATATTGAATTTATTGGGAATGAACAACTTATTGCTGGTATTACTGCGACTGCTATTGCATGGTATGTTGATGATGTGTTTGCAACAATTATCGCGGGGATGCTAACGCTATGGATCCTCAGATTTGGAATTTGA
- a CDS encoding AzlC family ABC transporter permease: protein MPTRRLPAEIARGLRDVAPLLIGIIPFGLVAGAAAVEAGLRPLQAIGLSVVVFAGASQLAVIDLLGQNAALSIVVITGVVINLRILMYSASIAPSFQSFRPRWKAITAYVLTDQAYALSISRYAEKELSKTERRRYYLTVALTLWIVWQICTIVGIIIGARVPDEWGLGFAVPLVFLSLLVPAAASRPAIAAAVVGGVVSTVGTIYNFPLNLGLITGGATGVVAGVVVDTYTNTPGQSSSETNH from the coding sequence GTGCCCACTCGTCGCCTTCCCGCTGAAATTGCTCGCGGGTTGCGAGATGTCGCTCCACTTCTAATTGGTATCATTCCGTTTGGTCTTGTTGCTGGGGCTGCCGCAGTCGAAGCTGGGTTGCGCCCATTACAGGCAATTGGACTCTCAGTTGTTGTTTTTGCTGGTGCTTCGCAACTCGCTGTGATTGATTTACTTGGACAGAACGCGGCTCTTAGTATTGTTGTCATTACTGGCGTTGTGATCAATCTTCGAATCCTTATGTATTCAGCATCAATTGCTCCCTCATTTCAGTCATTTCGTCCCCGCTGGAAGGCAATCACTGCGTACGTTTTAACCGATCAGGCATATGCACTCTCAATCTCGCGATACGCCGAAAAAGAACTCTCAAAGACAGAACGGCGTCGGTATTATCTTACTGTTGCACTTACACTGTGGATTGTATGGCAGATTTGTACCATTGTCGGCATTATCATTGGTGCTCGGGTCCCTGACGAGTGGGGGCTTGGGTTTGCTGTCCCGCTTGTGTTTCTTTCATTACTTGTTCCTGCTGCGGCTTCTCGTCCAGCAATCGCAGCAGCAGTTGTTGGTGGGGTTGTTTCGACCGTTGGAACTATCTATAATTTTCCTCTCAATCTAGGGCTTATCACTGGTGGTGCCACAGGTGTGGTTGCTGGCGTTGTCGTTGATACGTATACTAATACACCAGGACAATCCTCATCGGAGACTAATCATTAA
- a CDS encoding CPBP family intramembrane glutamic endopeptidase encodes MTSSSDPSPADADGLTGPSGTSVAFGILWSLIVAGGVAIIGIIIGAVLVAAAAIGLQTAAITITPLLQIVLSLALATGVGFGGVALAYLWYRGSGIRYIGFQIPSLRDIAFSFGGYIASLALLITAAAIISTIGAETAPNTAAQAGMENPEILLLLIPASFLLIAPGEELLYRGIVQNRLCETLPVPIAIILASLIFASIHYFSLAGAPQARLVSISILVLPTLVFGTVYELTDNLVVPVLVHGAYNATLFSLLYITIKFGSRLAQTPGIV; translated from the coding sequence GTGACTTCATCGTCCGACCCAAGCCCAGCTGATGCAGATGGGTTGACCGGACCATCTGGCACTTCTGTGGCATTTGGGATACTCTGGTCGCTCATCGTTGCAGGTGGTGTCGCTATTATCGGTATCATCATCGGTGCTGTACTTGTTGCTGCTGCAGCTATCGGTTTGCAGACGGCTGCAATCACGATTACACCACTATTGCAGATTGTCCTCTCGCTTGCACTTGCGACTGGAGTCGGGTTTGGTGGTGTTGCCCTTGCATATCTGTGGTATCGAGGATCTGGCATTCGCTATATCGGATTCCAGATTCCATCGCTTCGCGATATCGCATTTTCATTTGGTGGATACATCGCTTCGCTGGCATTACTGATTACCGCAGCCGCAATCATCTCAACAATTGGTGCTGAGACGGCTCCAAACACCGCCGCCCAAGCCGGTATGGAAAATCCAGAAATTCTGTTATTGCTTATCCCAGCATCATTCCTTCTTATCGCTCCTGGCGAAGAGCTACTGTATCGAGGTATCGTACAGAATCGACTTTGTGAGACGCTGCCAGTACCAATTGCGATTATACTTGCAAGTCTTATTTTCGCCTCAATTCATTATTTCTCACTGGCTGGTGCACCACAAGCTCGACTTGTGAGTATTTCAATCCTCGTTCTTCCAACACTTGTGTTCGGGACGGTGTATGAACTGACAGATAATCTCGTTGTCCCGGTGTTAGTCCATGGTGCATACAACGCAACGCTGTTTTCACTACTCTATATTACGATCAAATTTGGAAGTCGTCTTGCGCAGACACCAGGAATAGTGTAG
- a CDS encoding NUDIX hydrolase, with amino-acid sequence MTTEDSASDTLAWQTKESEIEYSCPGFDVRRDDVILPDGTHTQFHSVEEPPAVVILPFTSSDDVILIEEWRQAVGRVNRGLPAGTVESGDTALLDAATRELSEETGYEAGSMSKLFQTEPANGLLDAVHHYFVAHDCERTMSQQLDENESICVSTTEYKEIKTAVRQGEIKDGRAVTAVSQYELQS; translated from the coding sequence GTGACGACCGAGGATTCCGCATCAGACACACTAGCGTGGCAGACGAAAGAAAGCGAGATTGAGTATAGCTGTCCAGGATTTGATGTCCGCCGAGACGATGTTATACTTCCTGATGGAACACATACACAGTTCCATTCTGTTGAAGAGCCACCAGCGGTGGTTATTCTTCCATTTACCTCCAGTGATGACGTTATTCTCATTGAGGAGTGGCGACAGGCTGTCGGACGAGTGAACAGAGGACTGCCGGCAGGGACGGTTGAATCTGGAGACACCGCGCTGTTAGATGCCGCTACGCGTGAATTGAGTGAAGAGACTGGATATGAAGCTGGGTCAATGTCGAAACTATTCCAGACTGAACCAGCGAATGGACTTCTTGATGCTGTTCATCATTATTTTGTTGCACACGATTGTGAGCGAACTATGAGTCAGCAGCTTGATGAAAATGAGAGTATCTGCGTTAGTACGACTGAATACAAGGAAATAAAAACTGCTGTTCGTCAAGGGGAAATTAAGGATGGCCGAGCTGTCACAGCTGTTAGCCAGTATGAGCTTCAATCGTAA
- a CDS encoding NHL repeat-containing protein, protein MPSGYSHSYSFLSRLISGIRRISGRRGGIAVMLAGISIFVFSVVLAAAVAPNVGVAADDRRVTIVGSQGGGPGLHDDGSVYQLDGRSVAWRLADADSYFDVTKLPTGTVLAGYMNGETTPCGPYDEPCARTGFRVINPPEITADSSPTVTDEYSFPVRTRVNSEVHDVERLGPNEYVFTDMDAERIAIVDNGTITWEWYANETYDAPPDPTRTDWLHINDIDVIDSDRFLVSVRNAHQLVIIERGHGVVEVINKDESGNGKGDPSVLRQQHNPQWLGNGTVLVADSHNDRIVELHRGADDSWEVTWSIAAAEGVPFSWPRDADRLSNGNTLITDSLNKRIVEINNSGVAVWSYQTQKVPYEADRLPAGERVGGVAYTNANNIDTAASTATGRNIPILSLLLIGIQTGIQTPFWFTEIHVATGVLALISIICGSGLVLKNR, encoded by the coding sequence ATGCCCTCTGGATACTCGCACTCATACTCATTTCTCTCTCGACTTATCTCAGGTATACGTCGCATTTCCGGACGCCGTGGTGGGATTGCAGTTATGCTAGCGGGAATTAGTATTTTTGTATTCTCAGTTGTGCTTGCTGCTGCAGTGGCCCCTAATGTCGGTGTTGCAGCAGATGACCGTCGAGTGACAATTGTTGGGTCACAAGGAGGTGGTCCGGGGCTCCACGATGATGGTTCAGTGTATCAACTTGATGGGCGCTCCGTTGCCTGGCGACTTGCTGATGCTGATAGTTACTTTGATGTCACAAAATTGCCGACTGGCACCGTTCTTGCGGGATACATGAACGGTGAGACAACCCCCTGTGGACCATATGATGAACCATGTGCGCGCACAGGCTTTCGGGTTATTAATCCGCCAGAAATAACCGCAGATAGCTCACCGACTGTCACTGATGAGTATTCATTTCCTGTTCGGACTCGGGTAAACAGTGAAGTACATGATGTTGAGCGACTTGGACCTAATGAATATGTGTTTACCGATATGGATGCTGAGCGAATCGCTATTGTTGATAATGGAACAATAACCTGGGAGTGGTATGCAAACGAAACATATGATGCACCACCAGATCCGACACGAACAGACTGGCTACATATTAACGATATTGATGTCATTGATTCAGACCGATTTCTTGTCTCTGTCCGGAATGCACATCAACTTGTTATTATTGAGCGCGGTCATGGCGTCGTTGAGGTGATTAATAAAGATGAATCTGGGAATGGAAAGGGCGACCCATCGGTACTTCGTCAACAGCACAATCCACAGTGGCTTGGGAATGGAACCGTCCTTGTTGCTGACAGTCATAATGATCGTATTGTCGAACTTCACCGCGGGGCTGATGATAGCTGGGAGGTCACGTGGTCCATCGCTGCAGCTGAGGGGGTTCCATTTAGTTGGCCACGCGATGCAGACCGGTTATCGAACGGAAATACATTGATCACTGACTCGCTGAACAAGCGAATTGTCGAAATCAATAATAGTGGTGTTGCTGTTTGGAGTTACCAAACGCAGAAAGTCCCATATGAGGCTGATCGCCTACCAGCTGGTGAGCGTGTTGGTGGGGTTGCATATACCAATGCTAATAATATCGATACTGCAGCGAGTACAGCAACAGGTCGAAATATTCCAATCCTATCCTTACTATTAATCGGGATTCAAACTGGCATCCAAACCCCATTTTGGTTTACTGAAATCCATGTTGCGACAGGTGTACTCGCGCTCATAAGCATCATATGCGGTAGTGGATTAGTACTAAAGAACAGATGA